The Verrucomicrobium spinosum DSM 4136 = JCM 18804 DNA segment CTTGGACGACGATCGGCGGCGACGAGGTGCCGCTGCGTCTTGAAATGAAACGTCTCGCCCCAGGAGCCACCAATACCTGGTTCATTGAAATATTAGGCACCGAGGGCGGGGTCCGCTTCAGCACGGCCGAGCCCAAGACCCTCTGGGTCTTTGAGCGCGGCAAGGAGCAGTGGTGGAAGAAGACCGAGCTCGGCTTCGGCACCCCGTTCAAGGCAGTGACAGGCGGCATCTTTGAGCCCGGCTTCCCCGACGTCATCCAGCAGATGTGGGCTGCCTATCTCATGGAACGCGAAGGCCTGCTTGAGGGTCGGTTTGGCTGTGCCACGCCGGAGGAAGCCGTGGCCACCCACGAGATCTTTGCCGCCGCCCTGGAGTCCCAGCGCACCAGCACCGTCGTCCCTATTCCCGGTCTGTCATGAGTTCCTCACGCAGCGGCCTGCTGGCGGGCGGCAACTTCATCGTGGATCACGTGAAGATCATCGACGCCTACCCGGACCAGGACATGCTGGCCAGCATTCTGGGCCAGACCCAGGCCAATGGTGGCGGTCCATACAACGTACTCAAGGACCTGGCCGCCATGGGAGCCACTTTCCCCCTGGCCGCCGCTGGCATGGTGGGAGAGGACGACAACGGGCGCTGGATCCGTGAGGACTGCCGGGTTCATGGTATTAACACAGCCCAACTCCATGCCACGAAGGAACGCGCCACCTCCTACACCGACGCCATGACCGTGGCCGGCACGGGGCGGCGCACGTTCTTTCACCAGCGCGGGGCCAATGCCCTCTTTGATGTGCCGCATGTGGACTTCCGCAACAGCTCTGCCCGCATCTTCCATCTGGGCTACCTGATGCTGCTGGACACCCTGGACTCCTTTGCACCGGACGGCCGGACGCATGCCTCCCACCTGCTGGAGCAGGCGTTGCTCGCAGGACTGGAAACCAGCGTGGACATGGTCAGCACGGAGCATCCCCAGTTCAGGGAAATCGCCCTGAGCGCCCTGCCCTACACCCATCACCTCATGCTCAATGAAGTGGAGGCCGCGCGCGTTCTGCACCGGAGCATTCCGGCGGATCAGCCTGCGGCGCTGCTGAGTGCCGCCTCGGACCTGCTGGGCCTAGGCGTGCGTCAATCGGTCACCGTTCATACGGAGCACGGTTGCGCCTCCGTCACCATCACAGGAGAAAAGCTTCACCAGCCCTCCCTGCTCATCCCCCCGGGTTACAGCAAGGGAGCCACCGGTGCCGGCGATGCCTTTGCCGCCGGTCTGCTCTATGGACTGCACGAGCATCTTTCCCTGGCCGAGCGACTGCAACTGGCCGTCTGCACGGCGGCGGCCTCGTTGGCCGATCCCACACCTTCCGCCGGGCTGCGCCCGGTGTCCGAGTGCCTGGCCCTGGCGGCTGAGTTCGGGTTCAGGAAATAGGCCGGTTTGATTTTGGAATTAGGGTTTGGATTTGCGATTTGCGATTGGGAAATCCGCATTGCCATGGGCCGGCCGATCCCGCAAGGCGGGAGAGGACTGCCCATGGGCATCTCCCGCTTGCCATCTACCACGGAGTGGTAGGCACATCGCGTTGACTCCCCCTGGCGCCCGCCAAGCACTTCAGGAGACGCAGTATCTACACAACGCTTTCAGCGTTGAAAGCTTCCCTCACTGTACCCACCGTAGACTCGCTTGAAGCTCGTCAACGGTGGGCTGTGCTACGGATCCCCTGCAGGGATCAACTTTGAACTGATCACACCTGCACCCCGAATGGCCGGATGCCCGACCATTCCGAAATCACAAATCCAAATTCGAAAATCCCCCCCGTCACGCCTTCTGGACGATGATCCGGTTGCCCGTCACGGACTTTACCTTCACAGCCGTTCCGGGGGCGATGTAGTCCCCCTCCACCATCGCTTCGATGGTGGTCTCGCCAAAGTCCACATGCCCATACGGGCGCATGGCACTGCGGGTGGTGCCGGAGGCTCCCACCGGCACCGTGGAGGCGCGGCTCTGACCATGGCCTTCAATGGAGTCCTGCTCGCCACCCACGGCCGCCTGCAGGATCAACCGCTGGAACGGTCCCGCAGAGGGGAAGTAGCGCATGAAGATGATGATCAAGGCCAGCGCTCCAGTGAAGGCCAGCCCCAGATTGCGCAGGGCCACGACATAGTCCTCGAACCGCACTGGGAAGGTGCCGCCCTCTGGCACATTCACATCCCAGCCGGACATCGTGTAGATGATGGATCCTATGACCAGCAACAGTCCCACCAGCCCGAACATGAGGTGCCCGGGAAAGACGAACAGCTCCACGATCAAGAAGAGCACGCCGATAAAGAAGATAAAGACCGTCTCATACCCCACCAGGCTGCCCGCCACATAGTGACCAAAGAAAAACAGGCCGAAAGCGGTCGCAGAAATGATCCCTGGAATGCCAAAGCCCGGGTGCTGCATTTCCAGGTAGCCCCCAGCGATACCCACCAGCAGCAAGATGGCGGCGTACTTGGTGATCAGAATGGCCACCAGCTCAAACCCCTTGGGCTCAGCCTTGATCATCGGCCCCTTGAAGCCCTCCTTCTTCACCAGCTCATCCAGGTTGCGCACGATGGCCCTGGCCAGCAACGGCTTCCCGTCATAGGTCTTCGTGGCCTCCTGCTGGTCCAGAGTGAGGATGCGCCCCTTGGGGCAGATCTCCACACCGGAGACCATCAAGCCCACATCCTTGTCGATCATGGCCTCGATGATCTCTGGATTGTGACCTTTGCTCTTCACCGCCGTACGGGCCATCGCCATAAAGGCGGAGTTCATCTTGGCGCGCTCGGCATCATCCATCTTCTCGCCGCCGCCCGAGACGGGTGTGGCGGCACCGATGCTGCTCGCCGGGCTCATGTACACGGCATCCGTGGCCATCGCGATGATGGCACCGGCTGAAAGCGCCCGTGGATTCACAAAAGCCACACTGCGAGGCGTCAGTTCCTGAAGGTCCTTCATGACCACCGTAGTCGTGTGCCAGGCAAGACCACCGGGTGTGTCCAGATCAAACACCACCGCCTCTGCGCCCTCCTCGGTCGCCCGCTTCATGGTGCGGGACATGTACTCGAACCGCGCCGGGCTGATGAGATCCTCTTCACCAATGGGAATGACGACCACTTTGCCTGTGTACTCACCCGTTTTAGTCGCGGGAGGTTTGACCCGGGGGGGCAGCACGTAGTCCTGCATCTTGGGCAAAGGCTTCGCGGCCTCCTTGGGGACGGGCGCGGTTCCCACCGACTCATCCTTCTTGTCATCGACTGGCTTTTCCGATTTGGCCGATTCCTTGGGAGCGTCTTCCTTGGCCGCAGCAGGAGCGGGCGCAGGGGCATCAGCTTCCGGAGCGGACGTCGCGGGAACTTCCTGCCCGGCAACGAGGAGGGTGCCAATCGTGGCCAGGATCGCAAAAAAAGCGACCGGGAAGATGGGGAGATTGCAGCGGGTTTTCATAGGGGAAGCTTCGACGGTGACAGGCTACGATCCTGCAACTCCG contains these protein-coding regions:
- a CDS encoding carbohydrate kinase family protein, which translates into the protein MSSSRSGLLAGGNFIVDHVKIIDAYPDQDMLASILGQTQANGGGPYNVLKDLAAMGATFPLAAAGMVGEDDNGRWIREDCRVHGINTAQLHATKERATSYTDAMTVAGTGRRTFFHQRGANALFDVPHVDFRNSSARIFHLGYLMLLDTLDSFAPDGRTHASHLLEQALLAGLETSVDMVSTEHPQFREIALSALPYTHHLMLNEVEAARVLHRSIPADQPAALLSAASDLLGLGVRQSVTVHTEHGCASVTITGEKLHQPSLLIPPGYSKGATGAGDAFAAGLLYGLHEHLSLAERLQLAVCTAAASLADPTPSAGLRPVSECLALAAEFGFRK
- a CDS encoding NfeD family protein, whose product is MKTRCNLPIFPVAFFAILATIGTLLVAGQEVPATSAPEADAPAPAPAAAKEDAPKESAKSEKPVDDKKDESVGTAPVPKEAAKPLPKMQDYVLPPRVKPPATKTGEYTGKVVVIPIGEEDLISPARFEYMSRTMKRATEEGAEAVVFDLDTPGGLAWHTTTVVMKDLQELTPRSVAFVNPRALSAGAIIAMATDAVYMSPASSIGAATPVSGGGEKMDDAERAKMNSAFMAMARTAVKSKGHNPEIIEAMIDKDVGLMVSGVEICPKGRILTLDQQEATKTYDGKPLLARAIVRNLDELVKKEGFKGPMIKAEPKGFELVAILITKYAAILLLVGIAGGYLEMQHPGFGIPGIISATAFGLFFFGHYVAGSLVGYETVFIFFIGVLFLIVELFVFPGHLMFGLVGLLLVIGSIIYTMSGWDVNVPEGGTFPVRFEDYVVALRNLGLAFTGALALIIIFMRYFPSAGPFQRLILQAAVGGEQDSIEGHGQSRASTVPVGASGTTRSAMRPYGHVDFGETTIEAMVEGDYIAPGTAVKVKSVTGNRIIVQKA